One region of Streptomyces leeuwenhoekii genomic DNA includes:
- a CDS encoding NHLP bacteriocin export ABC transporter permease/ATPase subunit, with the protein MTSVHEEDLVLGALVRLGTRLDCAGFGRLDLEGPQVLWLVAAGAVDLFAVDAAQQGHWHHLGRLEAGSLLLGPVAGPQHTLVARPLRDCVVHRIGLRELYQPATTQTWSYDEYGNPQYVPPATSPLEHALALGVGRSLSILFQAPMATERAAAPAADDDVFWMQVPPGSVQYGELYGAEAAADLLMDPALWQSMVDQQYRLLTTLDRWIEQLERTHETRTAEGIKAGEAVRARADRTLLAAIGKPSGQRTTAADADATYAACRLVARAAGIALAEPAHSGAESDRLDPVERVAVASRVRTRAVRLQGRWWRENVGPLVGRRALSGAPVALLWRRGGYVAVHPGSGRETAVDKANAEEFEPRAVMFYRPLPERRLSPLRLMRFCLRGTRGDLLNLLASGLVTVAIGALVPLATGKVLGEFVPRAQTELIAQVCLTVMIGGVVAAAFMLLQNLTILRLEGRIEATLQPAVWDRLLRLPTTFFTERSTGELASAAMGISAIRRLLAGVGPTVVQSVTVGAVNLALLLWFSVPMALAAIGMLVVIAAVFLALGLWQVRWQRRLVVLTNKLNNQAFQTLRGLPKLRVAAAENYAYAAWAERFAHSRELQQKAGRVKNLNAVLGAVYLPLCTLLMFMLLAGPARGSMSAAAFLTFSTSVTMLLTSVTQLTGAFVSAVAALPLFEEIKPVLEATPEVRTASTRPGPLSGAIEARRLSFRYTDDGPLILDDVSFEVRPGEFVAIVGPSGCGKSTLLRLLIGFDRPLSGSVLYDGQDLAALDQSAVRRQCGVVLQHAQPFTGSIMDVICGTEPYTPEEVMAAAEMAGLAEDIRRMPMGLHTIVSGSGAISGGQRQRLMIAQALIRRPRILFFDEATSALDNETQRTVIESTKALNATRVVIAHRLSTVLDADRVIVMEDGKVAQQGPPAQLLADTGGRLHELVRRQLA; encoded by the coding sequence ATGACGTCCGTCCACGAGGAGGACCTGGTCCTCGGCGCGCTCGTCCGGCTGGGCACCCGGCTGGACTGCGCCGGCTTCGGCCGGCTGGACCTGGAGGGTCCGCAGGTGCTGTGGCTGGTCGCGGCGGGCGCCGTCGACCTGTTCGCGGTGGACGCCGCGCAGCAGGGCCACTGGCACCACCTCGGCCGGCTGGAGGCGGGTTCGCTGCTGCTCGGCCCGGTCGCCGGACCGCAGCACACACTGGTGGCCCGTCCGCTGCGCGACTGCGTGGTGCACCGCATCGGCCTGCGTGAGCTGTACCAGCCGGCGACCACGCAGACCTGGTCGTACGACGAGTACGGCAATCCGCAGTACGTCCCGCCGGCGACGAGCCCGCTGGAGCACGCCCTCGCCCTCGGCGTGGGCCGCAGCCTGTCCATCCTGTTCCAGGCGCCGATGGCCACCGAGCGGGCCGCGGCGCCCGCCGCCGACGACGACGTGTTCTGGATGCAGGTACCGCCGGGCAGCGTGCAGTACGGCGAGCTGTACGGCGCCGAGGCCGCGGCCGACCTGCTGATGGACCCGGCGCTGTGGCAGAGCATGGTCGACCAGCAGTACCGCCTGCTGACCACGCTGGACCGCTGGATCGAGCAGCTCGAGCGCACCCACGAGACCCGGACCGCGGAGGGCATCAAGGCCGGTGAGGCGGTGCGCGCCCGGGCCGACCGGACGCTGCTGGCGGCGATCGGCAAGCCGTCGGGGCAGCGGACCACGGCCGCCGACGCGGACGCGACGTACGCGGCGTGCAGGCTGGTCGCCCGGGCCGCGGGCATCGCGCTGGCCGAGCCCGCGCACAGCGGTGCGGAGAGCGACCGGCTCGATCCGGTGGAGCGGGTCGCCGTCGCCTCCCGGGTGCGCACCCGGGCCGTCCGTCTCCAGGGCCGCTGGTGGCGGGAGAACGTCGGGCCGCTGGTGGGCCGGCGGGCGCTGTCCGGGGCGCCGGTGGCGCTGCTCTGGCGGCGCGGCGGCTATGTGGCGGTGCATCCCGGCTCCGGGCGGGAGACGGCCGTGGACAAGGCCAACGCCGAGGAGTTCGAGCCGCGCGCGGTGATGTTCTACCGGCCGCTGCCCGAACGCCGGCTCAGCCCGCTGCGGCTGATGCGGTTCTGTCTGCGGGGCACCCGCGGCGACCTGCTCAACCTGCTGGCCAGCGGGCTGGTGACGGTGGCGATCGGGGCGCTGGTGCCCCTGGCGACGGGCAAGGTGCTCGGCGAGTTCGTGCCGCGCGCCCAGACCGAACTGATCGCCCAGGTCTGCCTGACGGTGATGATCGGCGGTGTCGTCGCGGCGGCGTTCATGCTGCTGCAGAACCTCACCATCCTGCGGCTGGAGGGCCGGATCGAGGCCACCCTCCAGCCGGCGGTGTGGGACCGGCTGCTGCGGCTGCCGACGACCTTCTTCACCGAGCGTTCCACCGGCGAGCTGGCGAGCGCCGCCATGGGCATCAGCGCGATCCGTCGGCTGCTGGCGGGGGTCGGCCCGACGGTCGTCCAGTCGGTGACCGTCGGCGCGGTGAACCTGGCGCTGCTGCTGTGGTTCAGCGTGCCGATGGCGCTGGCGGCGATCGGCATGCTCGTCGTGATCGCCGCGGTGTTCCTGGCGCTCGGGCTGTGGCAGGTGCGCTGGCAGCGGCGGCTGGTGGTGCTCACCAACAAGCTGAACAACCAGGCCTTCCAGACGCTGCGGGGCCTGCCCAAGCTGCGGGTCGCCGCGGCCGAGAACTACGCGTACGCCGCCTGGGCGGAGCGTTTCGCGCACAGCCGTGAGCTCCAGCAGAAGGCGGGCCGCGTCAAGAACCTCAACGCCGTGCTGGGCGCGGTCTACCTGCCGCTGTGCACGCTGCTGATGTTCATGCTGCTGGCGGGCCCGGCGCGCGGCTCGATGTCCGCGGCGGCGTTCCTCACCTTCAGCACCTCGGTGACCATGCTGCTGACCTCGGTGACCCAGCTCACCGGCGCGTTCGTCTCGGCGGTGGCGGCGCTGCCGCTGTTCGAGGAGATCAAGCCGGTGCTGGAGGCGACGCCGGAGGTGCGCACGGCCAGCACCCGGCCGGGTCCGCTGTCCGGGGCGATCGAGGCGCGGCGGCTGTCCTTCCGGTACACCGACGACGGGCCGCTGATCCTGGACGACGTGTCGTTCGAGGTGCGGCCGGGCGAGTTCGTGGCGATCGTCGGCCCCAGCGGCTGCGGCAAGTCGACCCTGCTCAGGCTGCTGATCGGCTTCGACCGTCCGCTGTCGGGCAGTGTGCTCTACGACGGTCAGGACCTGGCCGCCCTGGACCAGTCCGCGGTGCGCCGCCAGTGCGGGGTGGTGCTCCAGCACGCGCAGCCCTTCACCGGTTCGATCATGGACGTCATCTGCGGCACCGAGCCGTACACGCCGGAGGAGGTGATGGCGGCCGCCGAGATGGCGGGGCTCGCCGAGGACATCCGGCGGATGCCGATGGGACTGCACACCATCGTCTCGGGCAGCGGGGCGATCTCCGGTGGCCAGCGGCAGCGGCTGATGATCGCCCAGGCACTGATCCGCCGTCCGCGCATCCTCTTCTTCGACGAGGCGACCAGCGCCCTGGACAACGAGACGCAGCGCACGGTGATCGAGTCGACCAAGGCGCTCAACGCCACCCGCGTCGTCATCGCGCACCGCCTGTCGACCGTGCTGGACGCCGACCGCGTGATCGTGATGGAGGACGGCAAGGTCGCCCAGCAGGGTCCGCCCGCGCAGTTGCTCGCCGACACGGGGGGCCGGCTGCACGAGCTGGTGCGGCGGCAACTGGCCTGA
- a CDS encoding HemK2/MTQ2 family protein methyltransferase, translating into MVLPGVYAPQEDTELLAGALCDEPLSPGAAVLDVGTGSGALALRAAWLGARVTAVDVSRRAVYAARLNARRAGLPVRVRRGNLFEPVRGESFDLILANPPYVPAPDGGTRPRGAARAWDAGPDGRLILDHICREGPALLRPGGVLLIVQSALSDPGRTVGLLREAGLKAAVIRRRRISLGPVLRGRERWLRQRGLLSPEENKEELVVIRAELPV; encoded by the coding sequence ATGGTGCTACCGGGCGTGTACGCCCCTCAGGAGGACACCGAACTGCTGGCCGGAGCGCTGTGCGACGAGCCGCTCTCCCCCGGGGCCGCCGTGCTCGACGTGGGGACGGGTTCCGGCGCGCTGGCGCTCCGGGCCGCGTGGCTGGGCGCGCGGGTGACCGCTGTCGACGTGTCCAGGCGGGCGGTGTACGCCGCCCGGCTCAACGCCCGGCGGGCCGGGCTGCCGGTCAGGGTGCGGCGCGGCAATCTCTTCGAACCGGTCCGCGGTGAGTCCTTCGACCTGATCCTGGCCAATCCGCCGTACGTGCCGGCGCCGGACGGCGGCACCCGGCCGCGCGGTGCGGCCCGGGCCTGGGACGCGGGCCCGGACGGCCGGCTGATCCTGGACCACATCTGCCGTGAGGGCCCCGCCCTGCTGCGCCCCGGGGGCGTGCTGCTGATCGTGCAGTCCGCGCTCAGCGATCCCGGCCGGACCGTGGGGCTGCTGCGCGAGGCCGGTCTGAAGGCGGCGGTGATCCGGCGCCGGCGGATCTCGCTCGGCCCCGTGCTGCGCGGCCGGGAGCGCTGGCTGCGGCAGCGGGGGCTGCTGTCCCCGGAGGAGAACAAGGAAGAGCTGGTGGTCATCCGTGCCGAACTCCCCGTCTGA
- a CDS encoding iron-containing redox enzyme family protein, whose amino-acid sequence MDHDREGPKLPTARGPLSAAVTEYLLGAGPLPRPETAAAASPYGDDLQLALYVCYELHYRGFAGVSADREWDPDLLRTRAALEHRFLSAVRAGTRVHESVEDAIADLLVEPADGSGVTHFLRDEGELWHLREYAALRSLYHLKEADPHAWVLPRLHGRAKAAMAAVEFDEYGGGRPDRVHARLFADLMTDLGLDTTYGQYLDAASAEALATVNLMSLFGLHRGLRGALVGHFASVEITSSPGSRRLAEAMRRTGAGPAAEHFYDEHVEADAVHEQVVRHEVIGGLLEQEPHLAEDVVFGIDATAHVEDRFAARLLADWRAGRSSLRTPLSDGVPLSHTS is encoded by the coding sequence CTGGATCACGACCGCGAAGGACCGAAGCTGCCGACGGCCCGGGGACCGCTGTCCGCCGCCGTCACGGAGTACCTGCTGGGCGCGGGCCCCCTGCCCCGCCCCGAGACCGCCGCCGCCGCGTCCCCGTACGGCGACGATCTCCAACTCGCCCTCTACGTCTGCTACGAGCTGCACTACCGAGGTTTCGCGGGCGTCTCCGCGGACCGGGAGTGGGACCCCGACCTGCTGCGCACCCGCGCCGCGCTGGAGCACCGCTTCCTGTCCGCGGTGCGCGCCGGCACCCGGGTGCACGAGAGCGTCGAGGACGCGATCGCCGATCTCCTCGTCGAACCGGCCGACGGCTCGGGCGTCACCCACTTCCTGCGCGACGAGGGCGAGCTGTGGCACCTGCGCGAGTACGCGGCCCTGCGGTCCCTGTACCACCTGAAGGAGGCGGACCCGCACGCCTGGGTGCTGCCCCGGCTGCACGGCCGGGCCAAGGCGGCGATGGCCGCGGTGGAGTTCGACGAGTACGGCGGCGGCCGTCCCGACCGCGTCCACGCCCGCCTGTTCGCGGACCTGATGACGGACCTGGGCCTGGACACCACCTACGGGCAGTACCTGGACGCGGCGTCCGCGGAGGCCCTCGCCACGGTGAACCTCATGTCCCTGTTCGGGCTGCACCGCGGTCTGCGGGGCGCCCTGGTGGGCCACTTCGCCTCGGTGGAGATCACGTCCTCCCCCGGTTCCCGCCGGCTCGCCGAGGCGATGCGCCGCACCGGGGCCGGGCCCGCCGCCGAGCACTTCTACGACGAGCACGTCGAGGCCGACGCCGTCCATGAGCAGGTGGTGCGCCACGAGGTGATCGGCGGTCTGCTGGAGCAGGAGCCGCACCTGGCCGAGGACGTGGTCTTCGGGATCGACGCCACCGCCCATGTGGAGGACCGCTTCGCCGCGCGTCTGCTCGCCGACTGGCGGGCGGGCCGGTCGTCCCTGCGCACTCCCCTTTCGGACGGTGTGCCCCTCTCCCATACATCCTGA
- a CDS encoding protease inhibitor: MRNTARWATTLGLTAATVCGPLTGAALAAPDHTPASLHAPSALVLTVGHGESAALATPVRAVTLVCAPRPAGTHPAAGQACAELRGAGGDLEALAADEGVLCTREYEPVVVTVDGVWEGRRVSYERTFANECVKNAHGSGVFAF, encoded by the coding sequence ATGCGGAACACCGCGCGCTGGGCGACGACCCTCGGCCTCACGGCCGCCACCGTCTGCGGGCCCCTGACCGGGGCCGCCCTCGCCGCCCCGGACCACACGCCCGCCTCGCTCCACGCCCCCTCGGCCCTGGTGCTCACCGTCGGCCACGGAGAGAGCGCGGCCCTCGCCACACCGGTCCGCGCGGTCACCCTGGTCTGCGCCCCGCGGCCCGCCGGCACCCACCCGGCCGCGGGCCAGGCCTGTGCCGAGCTGCGAGGCGCGGGCGGCGACCTCGAGGCCCTGGCGGCCGACGAGGGCGTGCTGTGCACCAGGGAGTACGAGCCGGTGGTCGTCACCGTCGACGGGGTCTGGGAGGGCCGGCGCGTCTCCTACGAGCGCACTTTCGCCAACGAGTGCGTGAAGAACGCCCACGGCTCGGGCGTCTTCGCGTTCTGA
- a CDS encoding NHLP family bacteriocin export ABC transporter peptidase/permease/ATPase subunit: MTTDLKTRGRRRAAPPKRTVPKARAKTVRTPTVLQMEAVECGAASLAMVLGHYGRHVPLEELRIACGVSRDGSRASNLLKAARGYGLTAKGMQMDLAALAEVTAPAILFWEFNHYVVYDGMGRRFGRRGVYINDPGKGRRFVPLEEFDGSFTGVVLVMEPGEGFTRGGRRPGVLGAMPARLRGTAGTLPAAVLASLLLVAVGAAVPALSRTYIDEFLIGHQTSLLGVLFTSMAACVLLTVVLTWLQQANLLRGRLISSTLSSARFLRHLLRLPVTFFSQRSPADLVQRLQSNDAVAETLARDLAAAGVDAVVVVLYAVLLYTYDPQLTFVGIGVALLNIVAMRVVIRLRATRTAKLRADSARLTNTSYTGLQLIETMKATGGEDGYFRKWAGQHATTLEEQQRLGVPSAWLGVVAPTLATFNSALILWIGGMRAVEGHISVGLLVAFQALVARFTAPLTRLNGVAGRIQDFAADVARLKDVENFQADPLYGRPDAGDSTRRLQGHVELENITFGYNPLDKPLLSGFDLIVGPGQQVALVGGSGSGKSTVSRLISGLYTPWEGVIRIDGRRIEDIPRGALAASVSFVDQEVFLFEGTVRDNVALWDPSIPDDAVVEALRDAALYDVVMRRPGGIHSRVEQDGRNFSGGQRQRLEIARALVRRPSILVLDEVTSALDAETEQVVMDNLRKRGCACVVIAHRLSTVRDSDEIVVLQHGTVVERGRHEELVARGGAYAALVRER, from the coding sequence GTGACCACCGACCTGAAGACCCGGGGCAGACGCCGTGCCGCCCCGCCCAAGCGCACGGTGCCCAAGGCGCGGGCGAAGACCGTCCGCACCCCGACCGTGCTGCAGATGGAGGCCGTCGAGTGCGGCGCCGCCTCCCTGGCGATGGTGCTCGGCCACTACGGCCGCCATGTCCCGCTGGAGGAACTGCGCATCGCCTGCGGTGTCTCCCGCGACGGCTCGCGCGCCAGCAACCTGCTCAAGGCGGCCCGCGGTTACGGCCTGACCGCCAAGGGCATGCAGATGGACCTGGCCGCCCTCGCCGAGGTGACCGCGCCGGCCATCCTGTTCTGGGAGTTCAACCACTACGTCGTCTACGACGGCATGGGCCGCCGCTTCGGCCGCCGCGGGGTGTACATCAACGACCCCGGCAAGGGGCGCCGGTTCGTGCCGCTGGAGGAGTTCGACGGCAGCTTCACCGGCGTCGTGCTGGTCATGGAGCCCGGCGAGGGCTTCACCCGCGGTGGGCGCAGGCCGGGCGTGCTGGGCGCGATGCCGGCCCGGCTGCGCGGCACGGCGGGCACCCTGCCCGCCGCGGTGCTGGCGAGCCTGCTGCTGGTGGCCGTCGGCGCGGCGGTGCCCGCGCTCAGCCGCACCTACATCGACGAGTTCCTCATCGGCCACCAGACCTCGCTGCTGGGTGTGCTGTTCACCTCGATGGCGGCGTGCGTGCTGCTCACCGTCGTCCTGACCTGGCTCCAGCAGGCCAACCTGCTGCGCGGCCGGCTCATCTCCTCCACCCTGTCCAGCGCCCGCTTCCTGCGCCATCTGCTACGGCTGCCGGTGACCTTCTTCTCCCAGCGCAGCCCGGCCGACCTGGTGCAGCGGCTCCAGTCCAACGACGCGGTGGCCGAGACCCTGGCCCGCGACCTGGCGGCGGCGGGCGTGGACGCGGTGGTGGTCGTCCTGTACGCGGTGCTGCTGTACACCTACGACCCCCAGCTCACCTTCGTCGGCATCGGCGTGGCCCTGCTGAACATCGTGGCGATGCGGGTCGTCATCCGGCTGCGCGCCACCCGCACCGCGAAATTGCGGGCGGACAGCGCGCGGCTCACCAACACCTCGTACACCGGTCTGCAGTTGATCGAGACGATGAAGGCGACCGGCGGCGAGGACGGCTACTTCCGCAAGTGGGCCGGGCAGCACGCCACGACCCTGGAGGAACAGCAGCGGCTCGGCGTGCCGAGCGCCTGGCTGGGCGTGGTGGCGCCGACGCTCGCCACCTTCAACAGCGCGCTGATCCTGTGGATCGGCGGCATGCGCGCGGTGGAGGGCCACATCTCGGTCGGGCTGCTGGTCGCCTTCCAGGCGCTGGTGGCCCGCTTCACCGCCCCGCTGACCCGTCTGAACGGCGTCGCGGGTCGCATCCAGGACTTCGCGGCCGACGTGGCCCGCCTGAAGGACGTGGAGAACTTCCAGGCCGACCCGCTCTACGGCCGCCCCGACGCCGGCGACTCCACGCGCCGCCTGCAGGGCCATGTCGAGCTGGAGAACATCACCTTCGGCTACAACCCCCTCGACAAGCCCCTGCTCAGCGGCTTCGACCTGATCGTCGGGCCGGGGCAGCAGGTGGCGCTGGTCGGCGGCTCGGGCAGCGGCAAGTCCACCGTGTCCCGGCTGATCTCGGGCCTGTACACGCCGTGGGAAGGCGTGATCCGCATCGACGGCCGGCGGATCGAGGACATCCCGCGCGGGGCGCTGGCGGCCTCCGTCTCCTTCGTCGACCAGGAGGTGTTCCTCTTCGAGGGCACGGTCCGCGACAACGTGGCGCTGTGGGACCCGTCCATCCCCGACGACGCGGTGGTGGAGGCGCTGCGGGACGCGGCCCTGTACGACGTGGTCATGCGCCGCCCCGGCGGCATCCACAGCCGGGTCGAGCAGGACGGCCGCAACTTCTCCGGCGGGCAGCGCCAGCGCCTGGAGATCGCGCGGGCGCTGGTGCGCCGGCCCAGCATCCTCGTCCTGGACGAGGTGACGAGCGCACTGGACGCCGAGACCGAACAGGTGGTCATGGACAACCTGCGCAAGCGGGGCTGCGCCTGCGTGGTGATCGCGCACCGGCTCAGCACCGTGCGCGACAGCGACGAGATCGTCGTGCTCCAGCACGGCACGGTCGTGGAGCGCGGGCGGCACGAGGAGCTGGTGGCGCGCGGCGGCGCGTACGCGGCACTGGTCAGGGAGCGGTGA
- a CDS encoding CDGSH iron-sulfur domain-containing protein, protein MPNSPSDTPRRITVRRRGPLLVEGPVEVELEDGTTVSSDRFRVALCTCRRSRRYPWCDTSHRARSRPGEGSASGERPTRDDT, encoded by the coding sequence GTGCCGAACTCCCCGTCTGACACCCCCCGCCGGATCACCGTCCGGCGCCGGGGCCCGCTGCTGGTGGAGGGGCCGGTGGAGGTGGAGCTGGAGGACGGCACGACGGTGTCCTCCGACCGCTTCCGGGTCGCCCTGTGCACCTGCCGCCGCAGCCGGCGCTACCCCTGGTGCGACACCAGTCACCGCGCCCGGTCCCGGCCGGGTGAGGGTTCCGCGTCCGGTGAGCGGCCCACGCGGGACGACACATGA
- a CDS encoding lactate 2-monooxygenase: MAKHWADFQYEIYLNGLTGAVPRLPTDLTRLEALTEQRLGPGPVGYVAGSAGDGSTARANRAALERRRIVPRMLRDVHERDLSVRVLGRCLPAPLALAPVGVLSIMHPDAEPAAARAAAAQGVPYILSSASSTPMEQVAEAMGDAERWFQLYWPKDREVARSFLNRARTAGYTALFVTLDTPLLSWRPRDLDQAYLPFLHGVGTANYFSDPAFRAGLAKPVHEDPDAAVMHFVGMFADPGKTWPDLAFLRENWDGPIVLKGVLHPDDARLAADAGMDGVVVSNHGGRQVAGAVAAADALPGVVEAAGDRLTVLFDSGVRTGDDVFKALALGARAVLLGRPYAYGLALDGQAGVEHVIRCLLAEFDLTLALSGHASPSALSPADLVEDTA; this comes from the coding sequence ATGGCGAAGCACTGGGCGGATTTCCAGTACGAGATCTACCTGAACGGGCTGACGGGTGCCGTGCCCCGGCTGCCCACCGACCTGACCCGGCTGGAGGCGCTGACCGAGCAGCGGCTCGGCCCGGGGCCCGTCGGCTACGTGGCGGGCAGCGCGGGCGACGGCAGCACGGCGCGCGCCAACCGGGCGGCGCTGGAGCGCCGCCGGATCGTGCCGCGGATGCTGCGGGACGTGCACGAGCGGGACCTGTCGGTCCGGGTGCTGGGCCGCTGCCTGCCCGCCCCGCTGGCCCTGGCGCCGGTCGGGGTGCTGTCGATCATGCATCCCGACGCCGAACCGGCCGCCGCCCGGGCCGCCGCCGCGCAGGGCGTGCCGTACATCCTGTCCTCGGCGTCCAGCACGCCCATGGAGCAGGTCGCCGAGGCGATGGGCGACGCGGAGCGGTGGTTCCAGCTCTACTGGCCCAAGGACCGCGAAGTCGCCCGCAGCTTCCTGAACCGGGCCAGGACGGCCGGATACACCGCCCTGTTCGTCACCCTGGACACTCCGCTGCTGTCCTGGCGCCCCCGCGATCTCGACCAGGCGTACCTGCCGTTCCTGCACGGGGTCGGCACCGCCAACTACTTCTCCGACCCCGCCTTCCGGGCCGGGCTGGCCAAGCCGGTGCACGAGGACCCGGACGCGGCCGTCATGCACTTCGTCGGCATGTTCGCCGACCCCGGCAAGACCTGGCCGGACCTGGCGTTCCTGCGGGAGAACTGGGACGGCCCGATCGTGCTGAAGGGCGTCCTGCACCCGGACGACGCCCGTCTCGCCGCCGACGCCGGGATGGACGGCGTCGTGGTGTCCAACCACGGGGGCCGCCAGGTGGCCGGGGCGGTGGCGGCCGCCGACGCGCTGCCCGGGGTGGTGGAGGCGGCCGGCGACCGGCTCACCGTTCTGTTCGACAGCGGGGTGCGCACCGGCGACGACGTCTTCAAGGCGCTCGCCCTGGGCGCGCGGGCGGTCCTCCTGGGCCGGCCCTACGCCTACGGGCTCGCACTGGACGGCCAGGCCGGCGTCGAGCACGTCATCCGCTGTCTGCTCGCCGAGTTCGACCTCACCCTCGCCCTGTCCGGCCACGCCTCCCCGTCGGCGCTGAGCCCCGCCGACCTCGTGGAGGACACCGCCTGA
- a CDS encoding HlyD family efflux transporter periplasmic adaptor subunit yields the protein MQFRQQALAKLQSPDELDLPVRFARPQGWLVLSVTVVAMAAASVWAVTGSVASTVSAPAVLTHGQGSYVLQSPVSGQVTAVLAEQGERLPAGAPVLKVRTAEGETVVRALDAGRVSALAATVGQIVQTGANVAAVEKVAHARDPLYATVYVPAENAAEIRAGAAVDLTVQSVPSQEYGVLRGHVKSVDRSAQSAQQIGAFLGDSQLGEQFTKEGRPVAVTVRLDTSSATKSGYEWSTAGGPPYALTSMTLATGSIRLADQRPVDWLLP from the coding sequence GTGCAGTTCCGCCAGCAGGCCCTCGCCAAGCTGCAGTCGCCGGACGAGCTCGATCTGCCGGTGCGGTTCGCCCGCCCGCAGGGCTGGCTCGTCCTCTCCGTCACCGTCGTCGCGATGGCCGCCGCGTCCGTGTGGGCGGTGACCGGTTCGGTCGCCTCCACCGTCAGCGCGCCCGCCGTCCTCACCCACGGGCAGGGCAGCTATGTGCTGCAGAGCCCGGTCTCCGGCCAGGTCACCGCCGTCCTCGCCGAACAGGGCGAGCGGCTGCCCGCCGGCGCGCCGGTGCTGAAGGTCCGTACCGCCGAGGGCGAGACGGTCGTCCGCGCCCTCGACGCGGGCCGGGTCAGCGCGCTCGCCGCCACCGTCGGCCAGATCGTCCAGACCGGTGCGAACGTCGCCGCCGTCGAGAAGGTCGCCCACGCCCGGGACCCCCTGTACGCCACCGTGTACGTCCCCGCCGAGAACGCCGCCGAGATCCGGGCGGGCGCCGCCGTGGACCTGACCGTGCAGTCGGTGCCCTCCCAGGAGTACGGCGTCCTGCGCGGCCATGTGAAGTCGGTGGACCGCTCGGCCCAGTCCGCGCAGCAGATCGGCGCGTTCCTCGGCGACAGCCAGCTCGGCGAGCAGTTCACCAAGGAGGGCAGGCCGGTCGCGGTGACGGTCCGCCTCGACACCTCCTCCGCCACCAAGAGCGGTTACGAGTGGTCGACGGCGGGGGGACCTCCGTACGCCCTCACCTCCATGACTCTGGCCACGGGCTCGATCCGGCTGGCCGACCAGCGTCCCGTCGATTGGCTGCTGCCGTGA